The Tamandua tetradactyla isolate mTamTet1 chromosome 8, mTamTet1.pri, whole genome shotgun sequence genome includes a window with the following:
- the LOC143643593 gene encoding olfactory receptor 52N2: protein MSGSNSSSLTPGFFILNGVPGLEAAHIWISLPFCFMYIIAVMGNCGLIHLIIHEEALHRPMYYFLALLSFTDVTLCTTTVPNMLCIFWFNLKEIGFNACLAQMFFVHMLTGMESGVLMLMALDRYVAICYPLRYATILTNPVIAKAGFATLMRCVMLIIPFSFLTKRLPYCRGNFIPHTYCDHMSVAKVSCGKVKVNAIYGLLAALLIGGFDIFCISVSYTMILRAVVSLSSADARHKAFSTCTSHICAIIITYVPALFTIFTHRFGGKNIPHHIHIIIANLYLILPPTLNPIVYGVKTKQIREGVFKLFFRDKDVLVMK, encoded by the coding sequence ATGTCTGGTTCTAACAGCTCCAGCCTGACCCCAGGATTCTTTATATTGAATGGTGTTCCTGGGCTGGAAGCTGCTCACATCTGGATCTCCCTGCCATTCTGCTTCATGTACATCATTGCTGTGATGGGGAACTGTGGACTCATCCACCTTATCATCCATGAGGAGGCTCTGCACCGACCCATGTACTATTTCCTGGCACTGCTCTCCTTCACAGATGTCACATTGTGCACTACCACTGTACCCAATATGCTGTGTATATTCTGGTTCAATCTCAAGGAGATTGGCTTTAATGCCTGCCTGGCTCAGATGTTTTTTGTCCACATGTTGACTGGGATGGAGTCTGGCGTGCTCATGCTCATGGCCCTGGACCGCTACGTGGCCATCTGCTACCCCTTACGCTATGCCACCATCCTCACCAACCCTGTCATTGCCAAGGCTGGGTTTGCCACCTTGATGAGGTGTGTGATGCTCATCATCCCATTCAGTTTCCTCACCAAGCGGCTGCCCTACTGCCGGGGCAACTTCATTCCCCACACCTACTGTGACCACATGTCTGTGGCCAAGGTGTCCTGTGGTAAAGTCAAAGTCAATGCTATCTATGGGCTCTTGGCAGCCCTTCTGATTGGGGGCTTTGACATCTTCTGTATCTCTGTGTCTTACACCATGATCTTGCGGGCGGTGGTGAGTCTGTCCTCTGCAGATGCTCGTCACAAGGCCTTCAGCACCTGTACCTCCCACATATGTGCCATCATCATCACCTATGTTCCAGCCTTATTCACCATTTTCACACACCGTTTTGGAGGAAAAAACATTCCCCACCACATCCATATCATTATCGCCAATCTCTATTTGATTCTGCCCCCAACTCTGAACCCAATTGTTTATGGAGTCAAGACTAAGCAGATTAGGGAAGGAGTGTTCAAGTTATTTTTTAGGGATAAAGATGTCTTGGTGATGAAATAG